Proteins found in one Pseudomonas sp. P8_241 genomic segment:
- a CDS encoding TetR/AcrR family transcriptional regulator: MRYSQDHKAQTHKRIIKEASARFRRDGIGATGLQPLMKALGLTHGGFYSHFKSKDELVEKALQEAGEQVDGLCAQLFSEEQPLEAFIDAYLSEWHQTSPHEGCPLLTISSELGLRGQPSPTSDMVLKARLDQIESTLEGQHAADRSIVIMSTLVGALLLSRSVADAEFAQQILDVTRRYLKRTQD; the protein is encoded by the coding sequence ATGCGTTACTCGCAGGACCATAAAGCCCAAACCCACAAACGCATCATCAAGGAAGCTTCGGCGCGATTTCGACGCGACGGTATCGGCGCGACCGGCCTGCAACCGTTGATGAAAGCATTGGGTTTAACTCACGGGGGCTTTTACTCGCACTTCAAGTCCAAGGACGAACTGGTTGAAAAGGCGTTACAAGAAGCCGGCGAGCAGGTAGACGGCTTGTGTGCGCAACTGTTCTCCGAGGAGCAACCCCTCGAAGCTTTTATTGACGCCTACTTGTCCGAATGGCATCAAACCTCACCTCATGAAGGCTGCCCGTTGCTGACCATTTCTTCGGAACTGGGCCTTCGCGGCCAACCGAGCCCAACGAGCGATATGGTGCTCAAGGCTCGACTGGATCAAATCGAAAGTACGCTGGAAGGACAGCATGCCGCCGATCGCAGCATCGTGATCATGTCTACGCTGGTCGGCGCCTTGTTGTTATCGCGCAGCGTCGCTGATGCCGAGTTTGCCCAGCAAATTCTCGACGTCACACGCCGATACCTGAAAAGAACTCAGGATTAA
- a CDS encoding DUF2897 family protein has translation MPWYAWLILVVAIGSIVGGLMMLRDTANKVELTEEQRKRVAERNAEMDAKEAQDR, from the coding sequence ATGCCCTGGTATGCCTGGTTGATTCTGGTCGTTGCCATTGGCTCGATCGTTGGCGGTTTGATGATGCTGCGTGACACAGCCAACAAAGTCGAACTTACCGAAGAGCAACGTAAACGCGTCGCGGAACGCAATGCGGAAATGGACGCCAAGGAAGCGCAGGACCGCTGA
- the rfbC gene encoding dTDP-4-dehydrorhamnose 3,5-epimerase codes for MNVITTDLPGVLIIEPKVFGDERGFFYESFNAKAFEDATGLNTQFVQDNHSRSQKGVLRGLHYQLENTQGKLVRVTVGEVLDVAVDIRRSSPHFGKWVAVRLSAENHRQLWVPEGFAHGFVVLSDFAEFLYKTTDYYTPSAERSIRWDDPDLAIDWQLSEVPQLSAKDQAATYFKEAEVFS; via the coding sequence ATGAATGTAATCACCACCGACCTGCCCGGTGTTCTGATCATCGAACCGAAGGTATTTGGTGATGAAAGAGGCTTCTTTTATGAAAGCTTCAATGCCAAGGCTTTTGAAGATGCGACTGGCCTGAATACTCAATTCGTTCAGGACAATCATTCGCGCTCGCAAAAAGGCGTATTGCGCGGCCTGCACTACCAGCTGGAAAACACTCAAGGCAAATTGGTTAGAGTGACCGTGGGTGAAGTACTCGACGTTGCAGTCGATATCCGCCGCAGCTCGCCACACTTCGGCAAGTGGGTCGCTGTACGACTGTCGGCCGAGAACCATCGCCAGTTATGGGTTCCGGAAGGTTTCGCCCACGGTTTCGTGGTGCTGAGTGATTTCGCCGAATTCCTGTATAAGACCACTGACTACTACACTCCTTCCGCCGAGCGCAGCATTCGTTGGGATGACCCGGACCTGGCCATCGACTGGCAGCTCAGCGAAGTACCGCAACTGTCGGCAAAAGACCAGGCTGCAACGTACTTCAAGGAGGCCGAGGTTTTTTCCTGA